The genome window GAAGGTGAGGAGGACGACGCGGTCCCGGGCGACGCGCGCGCACTCCGCCAGCCCGCGCGCTGCGTCCGCCCAGTGGTGGATCGTGAGCACCGCCATCACCGCGCCGGCCGACGAGTCGGCGAACGGCAGCGCCTCCGCGCGGGCCTGGACGGCGGGCGCGGCACCTCGCGCGCGCTGCGCCAGCATCACCGCCGAGGGCTCGGCGGCGGCGACGGGACGGTCATCCGGCTCGTACGCGCCCGCGCCCGCGCCGACGTTCACGACCGACGCCGCATCCCCCAGCGCCTCGGCGACCGCCGCGGCGATGCGCGGGTCCGGGCGGCGGTGGCGCACGTAGGTGGTGCCGATGGCGTCGTAGGCGACCGGCGCGGGCGACGTCATGGATGGCGCCACCGGTCGCGCCGCGTGGCGCAGGTGACCGTCGTGCGCCCCGGCCCGCCCCGTTCCACGCACGCGATGGAGTCGCTGCGCGGGACGGACGCGAAGCTGTTCCAGTAGTACGCCTCGCCCAGCGGCGGCGCGGCGCCGGCGCAGACGCGGTAGCCGTGGGTCCAGTCGCCGAAGAAGAGCACCACCGGCTCGAAGCGCCGCCCGCGCGGCAGCTCGAAGCGGCCCCCGGCGTCGGTGGTGGCCGCGCCGGTCGGCCGCGCGCAGGTGGCGTCTTCGGCGTGGTGCGTCACGGCGATCCGCGCGCCGGCCACGGGCGTTCCGTCCTCGCGCGTGACCCGGCCCACCAGCCGCGGCGAGCCCGTCTCCCAGTGCGGGATGGGAAGGCACGCCGCCGCCGAGGACGCCAGCGCCACGGCCGCGGCGGCGAGCGCGCGCCGCGTCACGGCCGCAGCCCCAGGCTGAGCGTGGCCACGAACGGGTTCTCGCTGCGCACGCCCTTGCTGTCGATGTCCAGGCGCACCAGCAGCGGCGTGCGCGGCAGCGTCATGTCCACCCGGGCGCGCGGGCTCACGCGCAGGTGGCCGCGGCTGAACACGTACGTGGGCTCCCAGTGGATCCAGCACGGGCTGGACTCGGGGCAGGCGCCGATCACCAGCGGCAGCCCGATCTGCACCCCCTCCACGCCCCAGTCGCCCGGCGCCCCGCTGGCGCCGCGGTAGCCCACCGTGATCCCCCCGGCCAGCGTGCGCACGGGCTGGTAGAGGTAGCCCACGCGCGCGTCCCACATGCGGATGCGGTCGCCGGTGAACCAGTATTGCTCGCCGCGCACGTCGGCGTAGACGTGCCGCACCACGGCCTCGGCGTCCACCGAGCCCGCGGGGCCGCCCTTCCACTCGCCGGTGATCAGCCCGCCGCCGCCCACGAACACCGCCACGTGGTCGCGCAGCAGCCCCAGCGGCCGGTCGTCCCTGTCCTCGCACGCGAAGCCGGGGAGCCGCAGCAGCGCCGGGGGCGCCACGATGAAGCCGGCCATCACCGCCAGCAGGTAGCCGTGCGGCGGGTGCATCCGCATCGAGTCGCGCTGCGCGACCGCGGGGACGCACCGGTCCGGCGCGCCGGTGCTCTTCTTCGCCTCCGGCTCCTGCGCCGGCGCGGGGCGGGCGAGAAGGAGGAGGGGGATGGCGATGAGGATCGCGATCAGGCGGTGGTGATGGGGAGCGTGCACGTTGCCTCCAATGGGCGGGAGATTCATCGACCCTGATAATGAGTGGATCACGGAATCCGGAACGGCTCCGGCGCCGGGCGCGCGCGGCCGAACCAGCGCGGCACGCGGGCCACGTATCCCTCGTACGCCGCGCCGAACGACCGGCGCAGCACCGGCTCCTCCACCAGCACCACGCGGAGATGGAACGCCGCCCAGAGCAGCGCGCCGTACACCGCGTCGGCCCGCGACGCGAACCCCAGCGCCTGCCCGAGCACCACCATCACCACCCCCACGTACATGGGGTTGCGCGACCAGCGGTACAGCCCGCGCGCCACCAGCGCCCGCGGCGGGTGCGTCGGCGACGGCGTTCCCCGGCCCGCGGTGGCGAAGTCCCACGCGCAGCGCAGGTACACCGCCGCGCCCACGGCGAACACCAGCACGCCGGCCGCGACCCGCCACGCCGGCGGCGCGGCCTCGGCGGCCTCGCCGCGCCGCAGCCACGCGGGGACGTAGCCGGCGACGGTGCCGGGGACCAGGATGGTGAACAGCAGCGTCTTCAGGAGATCCATCGCTCCCTCCGGTGGGCGGGGAACGGATGCGCATCCGCTTCCAACGCTCTGCCGCGCGGGCCGCGGGCGCAAGATTCTTCTGCTGGCATGCGGGCGGCGGGGATGAAACCTATCCCCCTCGCCGGGCGTACACCGCAGCGTCCCCCGGCTTAACACTCCGCCCCGCGAGCGCGACTTTCGCTCGAGGGGACCGCGCCGCGCGGGAGGGACCGATCGCCCGCGGCGGACCCGCGGCAATGAAAACAGCCTTGCCAACTGATTCCGGCGTGCTACTATCGGTTCATCATCCCGAACCCACACCGGCGCGGCTTTCGACAGCGCTTCCCGGAGCACCATCCCGTATGACCCGACCGCACACCCGTTCGCTCGCCGCCGCGGCGCTGCTCGCCGCCGGCATGGCCGCCGCGATGCCCGCGGCCGCGCAGGAGCACCATCACGACACGCCGCAGGCGGCGCCCGTCGCGCGGCCCGACACGGCGCGCTGGACCGCGGCCGACGTGCACTTCATGTCGTCGATGATCGGCCACCACGCGCAGGCCATCGTCATGTCGCGCCTGGCGCCCACGCACGGCGCCAGCGCCTCGGTGCAGACGCTGGCGGCGCGCATCATCAACGCGCAGCAGGACGAGATCGCGACGATGCAGCAGTGGCTGCGCGACCGCGGCCAGCCGGTGCCGGACCCCGCCGCGCCCATGCACATGGAGATGGGCGGCATGCAGCACGAGATGCTGATGCCGGGAATGCTGACCGACGCGCAGATGGCCGAGCTGGAGCATGCCACGGGAAGCGAGTTCGACCGGCTGTTCCTGACCTTCATGATCCAGCACCACCGCGGCGCCACGCAGATGGTGCAGCAGCTGTTCGGCTCGTGGGGCGCCGGGCAGGACGAGACGGTGTTCAAGTTCGCCAGCGACGTGAACGTAGACCAGACCACCGAGATCGACCGGATGCAGCGGATGCTGGCCTCCGTCGTCTTCGGGGCGCCCGCGCCGTGACCGGCCGCCGCGACACCCGCAGGACCCCCTTCACCCAGCCAGAGGAAGCAACCATGAACCTGTCGTCCCCGGCATGCCGCCGGGGGGTGAGATCCGTCTCTCCCTCCGCGTGGAAGCTGTCCCTCGCCGCCGCGCTTTCGGCCGCGCTCGCCGCGCCGGCCGCGGCCCAGGCGCCCAGCCCCGACCCGCGCGTGGGCCTGCGCGCCGGGCTGCGCGACGCCGGCGAGGCCGCGTGGAACCTGCGCGTCCTTTCCGAGACGCCGCCCTCCGAGGCGTTCGTGGGCAAGACCAACTCGGACCTGGCCTTCACCGGCCACTACGCCATCCAGGGGAGCTACAACGGCTGGCAGATCTGGGACATCTCCAACCCCAGCCACCCCACGCTGAAGACGGCGTTCGTCTGCCCGGCCTCGCAGAGCGACGTCTCCGTGTACCGGAACCTGCTCTTCATCTCGGGCGAGGGG of Longimicrobium sp. contains these proteins:
- a CDS encoding class I SAM-dependent methyltransferase — its product is MTSPAPVAYDAIGTTYVRHRRPDPRIAAAVAEALGDAASVVNVGAGAGAYEPDDRPVAAAEPSAVMLAQRARGAAPAVQARAEALPFADSSAGAVMAVLTIHHWADAARGLAECARVARDRVVLLTFDPESAGFWLVQDYFPAIHELDARTMPTLPAIASVLGEIEVRPVPIPADCADGFLGAYWRRPAAYLDPEVRAGISVFARIGGLEPALGRLRGDLASGAWHARHGHLLERGELDIGYRIVISRIC
- a CDS encoding carboxypeptidase-like regulatory domain-containing protein, producing the protein MTRRALAAAAVALASSAAACLPIPHWETGSPRLVGRVTREDGTPVAGARIAVTHHAEDATCARPTGAATTDAGGRFELPRGRRFEPVVLFFGDWTHGYRVCAGAAPPLGEAYYWNSFASVPRSDSIACVERGGPGRTTVTCATRRDRWRHP
- a CDS encoding isoprenylcysteine carboxylmethyltransferase family protein, yielding MDLLKTLLFTILVPGTVAGYVPAWLRRGEAAEAAPPAWRVAAGVLVFAVGAAVYLRCAWDFATAGRGTPSPTHPPRALVARGLYRWSRNPMYVGVVMVVLGQALGFASRADAVYGALLWAAFHLRVVLVEEPVLRRSFGAAYEGYVARVPRWFGRARPAPEPFRIP
- a CDS encoding DUF305 domain-containing protein; the encoded protein is MTRPHTRSLAAAALLAAGMAAAMPAAAQEHHHDTPQAAPVARPDTARWTAADVHFMSSMIGHHAQAIVMSRLAPTHGASASVQTLAARIINAQQDEIATMQQWLRDRGQPVPDPAAPMHMEMGGMQHEMLMPGMLTDAQMAELEHATGSEFDRLFLTFMIQHHRGATQMVQQLFGSWGAGQDETVFKFASDVNVDQTTEIDRMQRMLASVVFGAPAP